The nucleotide sequence CGAAATTCACATCCTTTAAATTTACGATTTCTTCTTTTTTCATCCATGTGCTTTCAAAGTTATTTTCTTCTTTTATCTTAGCAGAGTCGATGAATCCGATAAAAAGGACACCTATATGAACTTTGGATACATCTTCATGGTTATCGTTGATTATTCCCTTATAAATATATTTGTATGAATTATTAATCCATAATTCTTCGTTTATTTCACGATCCATTCCGTTGAAAAAGGTTTGTTCCATAGTAATACCCTTATCCCCCTTGTTTATGTGGCCCCCTATCCCTATTGATAACTTGTTATGAAGTCTTTTTTCACCTTGATTTTGTGTTCTTTTCAAAACTAAAATTTTGTCTTCGTAGTTTTTGAACACTACATAAGGTATGATTTGTTTGTAATTATAATCGTTTTCGATTGCATCTCTTTCGTAGAAATTACCACTTTCCAATATTTCCACAAAATCGCAGAATTTTATATTAAAAAAATTCTCATTGTTCGAAGATATTTTTTCTAAAATTTTTTTTGTGGGAATAGCTAAAATCTGCTCACTCATTCTATGATCTCCATGGTGATGTTGTCATTCGTATAAATACATATTTCACCGGCAATTTCTATGGCTTTTTTAGCAATTTCTTCAGCATCTAAGTCCGTGTTTCTTAGCAAGGCCATTGCTGCAGCGTAGGCATAAGGTCCACCCGACCCAATTGCAATTGCATCTTCTTGTGGTTCCATAACTTCGCCATTACCTGAAATTAAAAATATATTTTCTTTGTCGGCGACCAGTAATAATGCCTCAAGTCTTCTAAGTGCTTTGTCCATACGCCATTCTTTAGTCAGTTCCACAGCTGCTTTCATAAGATTACCATGTGCAGACTTATACTTTCCTTCAAATCGTTCATACAAGGCAAGGGCATCGGCTACGGATCCAGCAAAACCTGATATTACTTTTCCTTCACCCAATCTTCTCACTTTTTTGGCGTTGCCTTTAAAAACTGTTTCTCCCATTGTTACTTGTCCATCTCCACATATCACAGTTTTTCCATTTCTTTTTACTCCTAATATTGTTGTCCCGTGAAAATCCATGAATTATTTTTCCTCCTTGCAGTCACATTTTTTTGTATCTTAAGAAACTTTAAAACTTTATAGACAACGTCCCTTCACCAAAGCGTTAAGGGGAAAGCCCTTTAAGATCCCCAAATTCGAGGTCAAAATCATTTAAAGACCTACTTTGCATAATACAACGAGCCATAAGGAAAGAAGCTTTTTACTCTTTCACCCTGCAACCCGCGCAACATGATTTTTGATTATTATATTTATTAAATCATCAAAGCTAATTCCTGCAGCTATTGCAGATGTTGGAAGATCACTTAATTCTGTTAAACCAGGTACAGTATTTATTTCCAAAACGTAAATTTCATCGCCTTTTAAGATGGCATCGATTCTAAACATGTCTTTAAAAGAGAGTATTTTCATAAACTGATTCCCTATTTCATTTATTTTTTGTATGATTTTTTCAGATGAATTAAGCTGTGGCCTGAGTTCAGTTAACCCGTTTGTATATTTTGCTTCATAATCATAGAATTCTTTTTTTGGAATAATTTCAAGGATTGGTAGTAAGATGAACTCATCATTTTTTTGAATATAAGATATCGTTATTTCCTGGCCTTTTATATATTCTTGAACCAGAACTTCTTGAAATTCTTTCAAATCTTTCTCTAAATAGAATTTGAATTCATTTTTGTTGTGGATGATGTATACACCTTTACTTGATCCGCTTTTTCTAGGTTTGATGATAAAGGGGAACTGAAAAGGCGGTGATATCAATTTATTGGTTAGAATTGTCTGAGGCATTTGTACATAATTTTTAAATAGGTTATAGAATATAAATTTATCGTATGTGGCTACACATGTTTCAGGGCTTGAGCATGTATAGTCTATTCCTAAGATGTCTAGTAAGGAAGATAGCCTTCCATCTTCTCCGTAATCTCCATGCACCACGTTGAAAGCAAATTTATAATTTTGAATTTTATTTATAAATTCATCATCTATTAAATCTATTATTAGTGGTTTATGGCCTAAATTGTTTATAGAATTAAAAACATTTTTTGCACTTCTTAAGGCAATTTCTCTCTCTATAGATTTCCCGCCTGTAATGATTGGGATGTCCATTTCTTTCTCCTTTTTTTACTTTTTACGTTGACTTTGTTAATTGTTTGATTTCTTCAATTTCAAAGTATGTTTTGTCTTTTTCACAGTATAACTTTTCCTTTCCTTTTGAGGTTTTGTAGAATAATGTTTCACTACAGTTTGGGCAACTGTACTCTGAAGGTTCGTTCCAATACATGGTTCCGCAAGAATCACATTTGAAATAAGTTTTTCCTTTTTTGCTTTTTAATTTTACGATGTCACCTCCACAGTTGAGGCACTTTCCTCGTGCTTTTACATTGCGAGTGTATTTACAATCAGGGTAGTTACTACATGCTATAAATTCTCCGAATTTCCCGTGTTTCAATATGAGGTCTCCACCACAGACGGGGCACTTTTCATCTATTTTATTCTCTTCTTTGTCTATTTTTAAAGTTTCTTGTAGGTATTCTTTTATGAATAATTTGTCCTTAATTGTTACTCCAAATGATTCAGCTGGGATTTTCTGAGTTTCCTTGCATTTTTCACAGGATAAATATAGACCGTATCGCCCAAAATTTAATTTCATGTTTTTTTCACATTTTTCACAAGGTACATCGCTTTCGTAATGTAAAATTTCTTGTTTATTTTTGATGTTGTTAGATGCTGTGGTAAGGAACTTTTCAAACTCTTTGTAAAACTGCTCTAGAACCACTTTACTTTTGTTTTTTCCGTCTTCTATCTTATCAAGGTCTTCTTCCATGTTCGCAGTGAATTTTACATCAACTATTTCTGGAAAATATGCTTCCAAAAAGTCGGTTACTACAAATCCAGTAGTAGTTGGTCTCAGCGTACTTTTCGCTATTTTAGAAACGTATTTCCGTTGCAAAAGTGTAGAGATTATTGTTGCGTATGTCGATGGCCTTCCAATTCCTTTGGATTCTAATTCTTTTATCAACGTTGCCTCTGTATACCTATTTGGAGGATTGGTTTCTTTCTCTTCAAATTTTAATTGGTCGTATGTGATCTTATCATTTTTGCCTATTTCAAAATCCACTTCTTTATTGTTAGAATTCCAGAATTTTTCAAATCCATCAAAGATGCATTTTTTGGACGTTATTTCAAATGCGTATTTGTTGGTGTTGTCTTCAATGGTATATGTTTTTTCTAAGTATCTTGACGGAGATGACTGAGACGCCATGAATCTATTCCAAATAAGCGCATACAATTTTAAATGGTCTGAGGAAATTAACCTTTTTGCATTGTTAACATCCATGTAGATATCAGTAGGCCTTATTGCTTCATGGGCATCTTGAACGTTCGTTTTTTTGTTTTTAGACAGATAATGTCCTACATAATCTTTACCGTAATTTTTTTCCAAATAGCTAATAGCTGCTTGTTGGGCCTCGTTTGAAACTCTTGTAGAGTCAGTCCTCATGTAAGTAATAAACGCAATACTTCCCTCACGGGTTTCCATACCTTCGTATAAATCTTGCGCAATTTTCATTACTTTAGATGAACTCCAGTTAAAGGTTGAAACCGCTGTTTGTTGTAAAGTACTAGTAATAAATGGTAGTGGAGGTTTTCTTGTTGTTTCCTTTTCTTCTACATTCACCAGTTTAAAATCCTTGTCTTTCAAATATTCAAAGATTTGATCTTTTTTTGTTTTTGTTATTCTTTCGGGTTTTATTTGTTTACCGTCTTCTTTTGTTAAAGGTATATTTTGACCTTTGTACTCGAGATAGATATTGTAGTATTTTTTTGGTTTGAAGGTAAAAATTTTTCTTTCTTTATCTACTATCAATTTCAATGCTGCAGATTGAACCCTTCCCGCACTTGTTTTGTAATCCTTTAATACTTTCCAAACCAAAGGTGAAATTTTATATCCTACCAATCGGTCCAAGATTCTTCTGGCTATTTGGGCATCCACTTTTTTTAAGTCTAAACTTTGGGGGTTACTTATTGAATTTTTTATTGCATTTTTTGTTATTTCTGAGAATATGATTCGATTTTTCTCTTTTGGATCAAGATCTAAAAGCTGGGAAAGATGCCATGCTATAGCTTCTCCCTCTCTGTCCATATCCGACGCTAGTAATACTCTTTTACCTTTTGTTTCTTTCTTAATTTCTTTTATAACCTTTTCTTTACCAGGAATTACCTGAAAGATTGGCTCAAAGTCGTGTTCAATGTCTACTCCAAACTCTTTTTTAGGTAAATCACGAACGTGACCTTTTGAAGCTATTACTTTATATTCCTTTCCTAAATATCTTTCTATTGTTTTCGCCTTTGATGGGGATTCGACGATCACTACGTATTTATTTTCCTTGTTATTGTTGTTGGATTTAGTGTTTTTTTTGGGCATTAATTAAATTACCTCCTGCTAGTATTGTTCTATTTTTATCTTGCGGGCCAGTCTCTTATCGTATTCACTCCAACTTTGATTTTTGTTTATTTGTAAAGTGTTTCTAATATTGTCTTTAACTTGAGCGATTTTTGAATCCATGTTATCACTTAACCCAATAATAAATGATTCGATAGTTTTTGGAACGACCGGACTTCCATATTCTATTTCTCCGTGATGGGAGAGTATGATGTGTATTAAATGGTTAAGATCCGTTTCTTTTATTTTTGGAGTTATTTTTTTTGACTCCTCGTACACTATTTTTGTTCCCAGATGTATGTGTCCAATTAATTCTCCCTGTTCCGTTTTTTCTATTCCACTGGGTGTTATAACGTATTCTTCTATTTTTCCTATATCGTGTAAAAGTGATCCGGCGATTATAATATCTTTATTGATGCATATTTCACTATCTTCATTGTAAAGATCGTATAATCTTAAAGATAGTTCAGTAACCATTACGGTATGCTCCAATAAGCCACCGGGATAGGCATGATGTACTTCTATTGCTGCAGGTGAAAAAAGAAAGGATTCTGTTAATTTTGAATTAACCAAAAAGATCTGTTTTAGCAAAGACTTGATACCTTCATCTTTAACGGTTTCTATGTAATGTTCGAGTTTTGCTTTTAACTTTGATAGATCATTATTGGAAAATTGGAGGTACTTTTCAGGATTGATATTCATTATGTTAATCTTTTGCACCGAGTTGGTTTCGTTACTAATATTAATTTGAAGCCTATTTTCAAAATAAACTATTTTGCCTTTTACTTTTATAACGTCTCCAATTTGAATCTTGTTATTGTTGGTTTCTGCGTTA is from Petrotoga sibirica DSM 13575 and encodes:
- a CDS encoding NUDIX hydrolase is translated as MSEQILAIPTKKILEKISSNNENFFNIKFCDFVEILESGNFYERDAIENDYNYKQIIPYVVFKNYEDKILVLKRTQNQGEKRLHNKLSIGIGGHINKGDKGITMEQTFFNGMDREINEELWINNSYKYIYKGIINDNHEDVSKVHIGVLFIGFIDSAKIKEENNFESTWMKKEEIVNLKDVNFEGWTKIALTNL
- the hslV gene encoding ATP-dependent protease subunit HslV, which gives rise to MDFHGTTILGVKRNGKTVICGDGQVTMGETVFKGNAKKVRRLGEGKVISGFAGSVADALALYERFEGKYKSAHGNLMKAAVELTKEWRMDKALRRLEALLLVADKENIFLISGNGEVMEPQEDAIAIGSGGPYAYAAAMALLRNTDLDAEEIAKKAIEIAGEICIYTNDNITMEIIE
- a CDS encoding ATP-grasp domain-containing protein — its product is MDIPIITGGKSIEREIALRSAKNVFNSINNLGHKPLIIDLIDDEFINKIQNYKFAFNVVHGDYGEDGRLSSLLDILGIDYTCSSPETCVATYDKFIFYNLFKNYVQMPQTILTNKLISPPFQFPFIIKPRKSGSSKGVYIIHNKNEFKFYLEKDLKEFQEVLVQEYIKGQEITISYIQKNDEFILLPILEIIPKKEFYDYEAKYTNGLTELRPQLNSSEKIIQKINEIGNQFMKILSFKDMFRIDAILKGDEIYVLEINTVPGLTELSDLPTSAIAAGISFDDLINIIIKNHVARVAG
- the topA gene encoding type I DNA topoisomerase, whose translation is MPKKNTKSNNNNKENKYVVIVESPSKAKTIERYLGKEYKVIASKGHVRDLPKKEFGVDIEHDFEPIFQVIPGKEKVIKEIKKETKGKRVLLASDMDREGEAIAWHLSQLLDLDPKEKNRIIFSEITKNAIKNSISNPQSLDLKKVDAQIARRILDRLVGYKISPLVWKVLKDYKTSAGRVQSAALKLIVDKERKIFTFKPKKYYNIYLEYKGQNIPLTKEDGKQIKPERITKTKKDQIFEYLKDKDFKLVNVEEKETTRKPPLPFITSTLQQTAVSTFNWSSSKVMKIAQDLYEGMETREGSIAFITYMRTDSTRVSNEAQQAAISYLEKNYGKDYVGHYLSKNKKTNVQDAHEAIRPTDIYMDVNNAKRLISSDHLKLYALIWNRFMASQSSPSRYLEKTYTIEDNTNKYAFEITSKKCIFDGFEKFWNSNNKEVDFEIGKNDKITYDQLKFEEKETNPPNRYTEATLIKELESKGIGRPSTYATIISTLLQRKYVSKIAKSTLRPTTTGFVVTDFLEAYFPEIVDVKFTANMEEDLDKIEDGKNKSKVVLEQFYKEFEKFLTTASNNIKNKQEILHYESDVPCEKCEKNMKLNFGRYGLYLSCEKCKETQKIPAESFGVTIKDKLFIKEYLQETLKIDKEENKIDEKCPVCGGDLILKHGKFGEFIACSNYPDCKYTRNVKARGKCLNCGGDIVKLKSKKGKTYFKCDSCGTMYWNEPSEYSCPNCSETLFYKTSKGKEKLYCEKDKTYFEIEEIKQLTKST
- a CDS encoding 3'-5' exoribonuclease YhaM family protein; this translates as MNEEYSLRDIIKDNLFQSKTNEESITLISDLKPTEEAQVEGKVVSKKLQKTKNDKTFLLFTIADKSQSIRAIDWYNAETNNNKIQIGDVIKVKGKIVYFENRLQINISNETNSVQKINIMNINPEKYLQFSNNDLSKLKAKLEHYIETVKDEGIKSLLKQIFLVNSKLTESFLFSPAAIEVHHAYPGGLLEHTVMVTELSLRLYDLYNEDSEICINKDIIIAGSLLHDIGKIEEYVITPSGIEKTEQGELIGHIHLGTKIVYEESKKITPKIKETDLNHLIHIILSHHGEIEYGSPVVPKTIESFIIGLSDNMDSKIAQVKDNIRNTLQINKNQSWSEYDKRLARKIKIEQY